Proteins from a genomic interval of Stenotrophomonas sp. 24(2023):
- the ctaD gene encoding cytochrome c oxidase subunit I, which produces MAHSAVGHDDHHGHQQGFFERWFFSTNHKDIGTLYLGFSFIMFIIGAAMSVVIRAELAQPGLQFVKPEFFNQMTTVHALVMIFGGVMPAFVGLANWMIPMQIGAPDMALPRMNNWSFWLLPVAFSLLLLTFFLPGGAPAGGWTLYPPLSLQGGYNVAFTVFAIHVAGISSIMGAINIIATVLNMRAPGIDLLKMPIFCWAWLITAFLLIAVMPVLAGAVTMLLTDKFFGTSFFNAAGGGDPVMFQHIFWFFGHPEVYIMILPAFGVVSEIIPTFSRKPLFGYQAMVYATAAIAFLSFIVWAHHMFTVGMPLGGEIYFMFATMLISIPTGVKVFNWVSTMWRGSLTFEAPMLWSVAFVILFTIGGFSGLMLAIVAADFQYHDTYFVVAHFHYVLVTGAVFALIAAVYYWWPKWTGRMYSEKWAKVHFWWSIVFVNLLFFPQHFLGLAGMPRRIPDYSVAFADWNLISSIGAFGMFVTPFMMAAILLSSLRNGEKAEARSWEGARGLEWTVPSPAPAHTFTTPPTIRPGDLAHDDITH; this is translated from the coding sequence ATGGCGCACTCGGCAGTTGGGCACGACGACCACCACGGTCACCAGCAGGGCTTTTTCGAGCGTTGGTTCTTCTCGACCAACCACAAGGACATCGGCACGCTGTACCTGGGTTTCAGCTTCATCATGTTCATCATCGGCGCGGCGATGAGCGTGGTGATCCGCGCCGAGCTGGCGCAGCCGGGCCTGCAGTTCGTCAAGCCTGAATTCTTCAACCAGATGACCACCGTGCATGCGCTGGTGATGATCTTCGGCGGCGTGATGCCGGCCTTCGTCGGCCTGGCCAACTGGATGATCCCGATGCAGATCGGCGCGCCGGACATGGCCCTGCCGCGCATGAACAACTGGTCGTTCTGGCTGCTGCCGGTGGCCTTCAGCCTGCTGCTGCTGACCTTCTTCCTGCCCGGTGGCGCGCCGGCCGGTGGCTGGACGCTGTACCCGCCGCTGTCGCTGCAGGGCGGTTACAACGTGGCCTTCACCGTGTTCGCCATCCACGTGGCCGGCATCAGTTCGATCATGGGCGCGATCAACATCATCGCCACCGTGCTGAACATGCGGGCGCCGGGCATCGACCTGCTGAAGATGCCGATCTTCTGCTGGGCCTGGCTGATCACTGCCTTCCTGCTGATCGCGGTGATGCCGGTGCTGGCCGGTGCGGTGACCATGCTGCTGACCGACAAGTTCTTCGGCACCAGCTTCTTCAATGCCGCCGGTGGCGGTGACCCGGTGATGTTCCAGCACATCTTCTGGTTCTTCGGGCACCCGGAGGTCTACATCATGATCCTGCCGGCCTTCGGCGTGGTCAGCGAGATCATCCCGACCTTCAGCCGCAAGCCGCTGTTCGGCTACCAGGCGATGGTCTACGCCACGGCGGCCATCGCCTTCCTGTCGTTCATCGTCTGGGCCCACCACATGTTCACCGTGGGCATGCCGCTGGGCGGCGAGATCTACTTCATGTTCGCCACCATGCTGATCTCCATCCCGACCGGGGTGAAGGTGTTCAACTGGGTCAGCACGATGTGGCGCGGTTCGCTGACCTTCGAAGCGCCGATGCTGTGGTCGGTGGCGTTCGTGATCCTGTTCACCATCGGTGGCTTCTCCGGCCTGATGCTGGCCATCGTGGCCGCTGATTTCCAGTACCACGACACCTACTTCGTCGTGGCCCACTTCCACTACGTGCTGGTGACCGGCGCAGTGTTCGCGCTGATCGCCGCGGTGTACTACTGGTGGCCGAAGTGGACCGGGCGCATGTACAGCGAAAAGTGGGCCAAGGTGCACTTCTGGTGGTCGATCGTGTTCGTCAACCTGCTGTTCTTCCCACAGCACTTCCTGGGCCTGGCCGGCATGCCGCGCCGCATTCCCGACTATTCGGTGGCCTTCGCCGACTGGAACCTGATCAGCTCCATCGGTGCGTTCGGCATGTTCGTCACCCCGTTCATGATGGCGGCGATCCTGCTGTCTTCGCTGCGCAACGGTGAAAAGGCCGAGGCCCGTTCCTGGGAGGGCGCGCGCGGCCTGGAGTGGACGGTGCCGTCGCCGGCACCGGCGCATACCTTCACCACGCCGCCGACGATCCGCCCGGGCGACCTGGCCCACGATGACATCACGCATTGA
- a CDS encoding cytochrome c oxidase assembly protein, which produces MSDTPASTPSRHAGLPRLIGVAVAVFLLTFSLVPLYRIACEKVFGVRLERGPGAQASAAAAAGKRTVRVEFDGGVNSKLPWAFHPEQLTMDVVPGELNEALYFARNDSDAALVGSAVPSVAPARASGYFSKTECFCFTAQTLQAGEKRDMPVRFIVDPDLPPEIKTITLSYTFYKNDALSARLAPAAAPLAVHAAP; this is translated from the coding sequence ATGAGTGATACCCCGGCCAGCACGCCGTCGCGCCACGCGGGCCTGCCACGGCTGATCGGCGTGGCCGTGGCGGTGTTCCTGCTGACGTTCTCGCTGGTGCCGCTGTACCGCATCGCCTGCGAGAAGGTCTTTGGCGTGCGCCTGGAGCGCGGCCCGGGGGCGCAGGCCAGTGCAGCGGCAGCCGCCGGCAAGCGCACCGTGCGGGTGGAATTCGATGGCGGGGTGAACTCGAAGCTGCCCTGGGCCTTCCACCCCGAGCAGCTGACGATGGATGTGGTGCCCGGCGAGCTCAACGAGGCGCTGTATTTCGCCCGCAACGACAGCGATGCCGCCCTGGTGGGCAGCGCGGTGCCCTCGGTGGCGCCGGCGCGTGCATCGGGGTACTTCAGCAAGACCGAATGCTTCTGCTTCACCGCGCAGACCCTGCAGGCCGGCGAGAAACGCGACATGCCCGTGCGCTTCATCGTCGACCCGGACCTGCCGCCGGAAATCAAGACGATCACGCTGTCCTACACCTTCTACAAGAACGACGCGCTGTCGGCGCGGCTGGCTCCGGCCGCCGCACCGCTGGCCGTGCACGCCGCTCCCTGA
- a CDS encoding cytochrome c oxidase subunit 3 produces MAQPPTDANVYFVPSHSRWPFVGSIAMMVTMVGVASWLNDAGWGKWTFYAGLVMLVLTLFWWFSDVVRESQAGHYNRQVDGSFRMGMVWFIFSEVMFFGAFFGALFYTRTLGLPWLGGEGDGVMTNELLWDGYSAAWPTNGPGAIGGHFQTIPAWGLPLINTLILLTSGITLTIAHHALKAGHRRQLLVWLGLTVLLGAFFLTLQAEEYIHAYKELNLTLGSGIYGSTFFMLTGFHGAHVLLGTIMLVVMWLRSAKGHFTRDNHFGFEAAAWYWHFVDVVWLMLFLFVYVL; encoded by the coding sequence ATGGCCCAGCCGCCGACCGATGCCAACGTGTACTTCGTCCCCAGCCACAGCCGATGGCCGTTCGTCGGTTCCATCGCGATGATGGTCACCATGGTCGGGGTGGCCAGCTGGCTCAACGATGCCGGGTGGGGAAAATGGACCTTCTATGCCGGCCTGGTGATGCTGGTGCTGACCCTGTTCTGGTGGTTCAGCGATGTGGTGCGCGAGTCGCAGGCCGGGCACTACAACCGCCAGGTGGACGGCTCGTTCCGCATGGGCATGGTCTGGTTCATTTTTTCCGAGGTGATGTTCTTCGGTGCGTTCTTCGGCGCGCTGTTCTACACCCGCACGCTGGGGCTGCCGTGGCTGGGCGGCGAGGGCGACGGGGTGATGACCAATGAACTGCTGTGGGACGGTTACTCGGCGGCCTGGCCGACCAACGGCCCCGGTGCCATCGGCGGCCACTTCCAGACCATTCCGGCCTGGGGCCTGCCGCTGATCAACACGCTGATCCTGCTCACCTCCGGCATCACCCTGACCATCGCCCACCATGCGCTCAAGGCCGGCCACCGCCGCCAGCTGCTGGTCTGGCTGGGGCTGACCGTGCTGCTGGGTGCCTTCTTCCTGACCCTGCAGGCCGAGGAATACATCCACGCCTACAAGGAACTCAACCTCACCCTGGGCTCGGGCATCTACGGGTCCACCTTCTTCATGCTGACCGGCTTCCACGGCGCGCACGTGCTGCTGGGCACGATCATGCTGGTGGTGATGTGGCTGCGCTCGGCCAAGGGCCACTTCACCCGCGACAACCACTTCGGTTTCGAAGCGGCGGCCTGGTACTGGCACTTCGTCGATGTGGTGTGGCTGATGCTGTTCCTGTTCGTCTACGTGCTCTGA
- a CDS encoding twin transmembrane helix small protein: protein MSDSLKTLLVIAFLIVIIWNLGAGLYYLLVDRGQTKRTVNALTRRIALSVALIVLVVIGIYTGWIKPHGIGG from the coding sequence ATGAGCGATTCGCTGAAGACCCTGCTGGTTATCGCGTTTCTGATCGTCATCATCTGGAACCTGGGGGCCGGCCTGTACTACCTGCTGGTCGACCGCGGGCAGACCAAGCGCACGGTGAACGCATTGACCCGGCGCATCGCGCTGTCGGTGGCGCTCATCGTGCTGGTGGTCATCGGCATCTATACGGGGTGGATCAAGCCGCATGGCATCGGCGGCTGA
- a CDS encoding SURF1 family protein has protein sequence MMRQHTRVIGWAAALLAMAGFSALGGWQLQRMQAKQALLDAQGPALARVMPLQQALAAAGPLHGVADHGRFLPGVVLLDNQIRHGRAGVKIYRPFRSDSGALVLADLGWRALPADRQLPHPPAPPSPVAVRGLLAPAPAPGLALGPAFVPGTGTGQWLASRLPAPGLAAVLGVPGLPDRVLRLDPALPFGDERDLELLPNTLPPERHLGYAVQWFGLALTVLVVALVLEWRRRRAAR, from the coding sequence ATGATGCGCCAGCACACGCGCGTGATCGGGTGGGCGGCGGCGCTGCTGGCGATGGCCGGTTTCAGTGCCCTGGGCGGCTGGCAGCTGCAGCGCATGCAGGCCAAGCAGGCCCTGCTGGATGCGCAGGGCCCGGCCCTTGCCCGGGTGATGCCACTGCAGCAGGCGCTGGCCGCGGCCGGGCCGCTGCACGGGGTGGCCGACCACGGCCGTTTCCTGCCCGGGGTGGTGCTGCTGGACAACCAGATACGGCACGGCCGCGCCGGGGTGAAGATCTACCGTCCGTTCCGCAGCGACAGTGGTGCGCTGGTGCTGGCCGACCTGGGCTGGCGCGCGCTGCCGGCGGACCGGCAGTTGCCGCACCCTCCCGCGCCGCCATCACCGGTGGCCGTGCGGGGCCTGCTGGCTCCGGCCCCTGCCCCGGGGCTGGCGCTGGGGCCGGCGTTCGTGCCCGGCACGGGAACCGGGCAATGGCTGGCCAGCCGCCTGCCGGCACCGGGCCTGGCCGCCGTGCTGGGGGTGCCGGGGCTGCCCGACCGCGTGCTGCGCCTGGACCCGGCACTGCCCTTCGGCGACGAGCGCGATCTGGAACTGCTGCCCAACACCCTGCCGCCCGAGCGCCACCTGGGCTATGCCGTGCAGTGGTTCGGCCTGGCACTGACCGTGCTGGTCGTTGCGCTGGTGCTGGAATGGCGCCGCCGCCGCGCGGCCAGGTAG
- a CDS encoding COX15/CtaA family protein yields the protein MSLSARPALQRNFHRLAWFAMIMTASTIMFGAFVRLSDAGLSCPDWPTCYGRATWPQHIEETVGHPAAEIRPLETHKAWREQVHRFLAGALGIEILTLALLATRKRRFGSTAVVTACVLVAAGIPLYMAGWHGTASALALIGEAILLIAALRWSNIDLARAAVLTLAVVIFQALLGMWTVTLLLKPIVVMGHLLGGMLMFALLAWMAWRATHLPITLAEAPKLKWLLRIGVAVLVTQIALGGWVSANYAALACGGGSLSLDNFPRCANQWWPQHNFVEGFTLWRGIGVDYEGGVLDGASRIAIQMAHRLFAIVVAAYLLWLGLRLFRLPSMRCWAAALVLLLVAQVSLGILNVKLALPLEVAVMHNGVAVALLFVLVSLLARLRAPD from the coding sequence ATGAGCCTTTCCGCGCGCCCGGCGCTGCAGCGAAATTTCCACCGCCTGGCCTGGTTCGCCATGATCATGACGGCGAGCACGATCATGTTCGGTGCGTTCGTTCGCCTGTCCGACGCCGGCCTGAGCTGCCCGGACTGGCCGACCTGCTATGGCCGTGCCACCTGGCCGCAGCACATCGAGGAAACCGTCGGCCACCCGGCCGCCGAGATCCGCCCGCTGGAAACGCACAAGGCCTGGCGTGAACAGGTGCACCGCTTCCTGGCCGGCGCACTGGGCATCGAGATCCTCACCCTGGCCCTGCTGGCCACCCGCAAGCGGCGTTTTGGAAGCACGGCGGTCGTCACCGCCTGCGTGCTGGTGGCCGCCGGCATACCGTTGTACATGGCCGGCTGGCACGGAACGGCCAGTGCGCTGGCGCTGATCGGCGAGGCGATACTGCTGATCGCCGCGCTGCGCTGGAGCAACATCGACCTGGCGCGCGCGGCGGTGCTGACCCTGGCGGTGGTGATTTTCCAGGCGCTGCTGGGCATGTGGACGGTCACCCTGCTGCTCAAGCCCATCGTGGTGATGGGCCACCTGCTGGGCGGCATGCTGATGTTCGCGCTGCTGGCCTGGATGGCCTGGCGCGCGACCCACCTGCCGATCACACTGGCCGAGGCGCCCAAGCTGAAATGGCTGCTGCGCATCGGCGTGGCGGTGCTGGTCACCCAGATCGCCCTGGGCGGCTGGGTCAGCGCCAACTACGCCGCGCTGGCCTGCGGCGGCGGCAGCCTGTCGCTGGACAACTTCCCACGCTGTGCCAACCAGTGGTGGCCGCAGCACAACTTCGTCGAAGGCTTCACCCTGTGGCGTGGCATCGGCGTGGATTACGAAGGGGGCGTGCTCGATGGGGCCTCGCGCATCGCCATCCAGATGGCGCACCGCCTGTTCGCGATCGTGGTGGCCGCCTACCTGCTGTGGCTGGGCCTGCGCCTGTTCCGCCTGCCCAGCATGCGCTGCTGGGCCGCAGCCCTGGTGCTGCTGCTGGTGGCCCAGGTCAGCCTGGGCATCCTCAATGTGAAGCTGGCCCTGCCGCTGGAAGTAGCGGTGATGCACAACGGCGTGGCCGTTGCCCTGTTGTTCGTGCTGGTCAGCCTGCTGGCCCGCCTGCGTGCCCCGGACTGA
- the cyoE gene encoding heme o synthase: protein MFSNYRQYWDLTKPKVVALIVFTALVGMVLAIPGMPSAEQLRLGALGFLGIWLAASAAAAINQLLDAHIDAQMARTSWRPLVVGKVKPWQVLVFAGVLIVLSMAILVLWVNLITAVLTFASLIGYAVVYTVYLKRATSQNIVIGGLAGAMPPMLGWAAITGMQGPSDWAYSSLLVLIIFIWTPPHFWALAIFRREDYAKAKIPMLPVTHGVVHTRRQILAYSLVLALVCVVPYLVGMSGAFYLGGAIVLNAVFLWYAWRMQNPPDEFFSMKMFHWSIVYLMALFAFLLVDHWILPWL from the coding sequence ATGTTTTCCAACTATCGCCAGTACTGGGACCTGACCAAGCCCAAGGTCGTCGCCCTGATCGTGTTCACCGCGCTGGTGGGCATGGTGCTGGCCATCCCGGGCATGCCCAGCGCGGAGCAGCTGCGCCTGGGCGCACTGGGCTTCCTGGGCATCTGGCTGGCCGCTTCGGCGGCGGCGGCGATCAACCAGCTGCTCGATGCCCACATCGACGCGCAGATGGCGCGTACCTCGTGGCGGCCGCTGGTGGTGGGCAAGGTCAAGCCGTGGCAGGTGCTGGTGTTTGCCGGCGTGCTGATCGTGCTGTCGATGGCCATCCTGGTGCTGTGGGTCAACCTCATCACCGCGGTGCTGACCTTCGCCTCGCTGATCGGCTATGCGGTGGTCTACACCGTCTACCTCAAGCGCGCGACCTCGCAGAACATCGTCATCGGCGGCCTGGCCGGCGCGATGCCGCCGATGCTGGGCTGGGCGGCGATCACCGGCATGCAGGGCCCATCGGACTGGGCGTATTCATCGCTGCTGGTGCTGATCATCTTCATCTGGACCCCGCCGCACTTCTGGGCCCTGGCGATCTTCCGCCGCGAGGACTACGCCAAGGCCAAGATCCCGATGCTGCCGGTGACCCACGGTGTGGTGCATACGCGCCGGCAGATCCTGGCCTATTCGCTGGTACTGGCCCTGGTGTGCGTGGTGCCGTACCTGGTGGGCATGAGCGGTGCGTTCTACCTGGGCGGGGCGATCGTGCTCAACGCGGTGTTCCTCTGGTACGCCTGGCGCATGCAGAACCCGCCGGATGAATTCTTCTCGATGAAGATGTTCCACTGGTCCATCGTCTACCTGATGGCCCTGTTCGCGTTCCTGCTGGTGGATCACTGGATCCTGCCCTGGCTGTGA
- a CDS encoding bile acid:sodium symporter family protein has product MTRWWSRLRPDNFTLALLSTVLLASLLPTHGAAAIVLDDVTDVAIAALFFLHGARLPREAILGGMLHWRLHLTILACTFILFPLLGLLFHPLSGRLLTPELYMGVLFLCTLPSTVQSSIAFTSMARGNVPAAVCSASLSSILGVFLTPLLLTALAGTQGGVHDPLHAIGGIMLQLLVPFVAGHLLRPWIAGWVERQRGLLRYTDQATILLVVYSAFGEAVTEGLWSKTPLLSLLAVAVVAAVLLGIAMPLIGFIARGLRFNREDRIAIVFCGSKKSLATGVPIAKVLFAGGSLGAIVLPVMIYHQIQLIVCGVIAQRYGREAAAQAVEQHTP; this is encoded by the coding sequence ATGACCCGCTGGTGGTCGCGCCTGCGACCGGACAATTTCACGCTGGCCCTGCTCAGCACGGTGCTGCTGGCCTCGCTGCTGCCAACCCACGGAGCCGCTGCCATCGTGCTGGACGATGTCACCGACGTCGCCATCGCCGCGCTGTTCTTCCTGCACGGCGCACGCCTGCCCCGCGAGGCCATCCTCGGCGGCATGCTGCACTGGCGGCTGCACCTGACCATCCTGGCCTGCACCTTCATCCTGTTCCCGCTGCTGGGACTGCTGTTCCACCCGCTGTCGGGCCGGCTGCTGACGCCGGAGCTGTACATGGGCGTGCTGTTCCTGTGCACGCTGCCCTCCACCGTGCAGTCGTCCATCGCCTTCACCTCGATGGCGCGCGGCAACGTACCGGCGGCAGTCTGTAGCGCATCGCTGTCGAGCATCCTGGGCGTGTTCCTGACCCCGCTGCTGCTGACGGCACTGGCCGGCACCCAGGGCGGCGTGCACGACCCGCTGCATGCCATCGGCGGCATCATGCTGCAGCTGCTGGTGCCGTTCGTGGCCGGCCACCTGCTGCGGCCGTGGATCGCCGGCTGGGTCGAGCGCCAGCGCGGGCTGCTGCGCTACACCGACCAGGCCACCATCCTGCTGGTGGTGTATTCGGCCTTCGGCGAAGCCGTGACCGAAGGGCTGTGGAGCAAGACCCCGCTGCTGTCACTGCTGGCCGTGGCGGTGGTGGCCGCGGTGCTGCTGGGTATCGCCATGCCCCTGATCGGCTTCATCGCCCGTGGCCTGCGCTTCAACCGCGAGGACCGCATCGCCATCGTGTTCTGCGGCTCCAAGAAGAGCCTGGCCACCGGCGTGCCGATCGCCAAGGTCCTGTTCGCCGGGGGCAGCCTGGGCGCGATCGTGCTACCGGTGATGATCTACCACCAGATCCAGCTGATCGTCTGCGGCGTGATCGCCCAGCGTTACGGGCGGGAAGCAGCGGCACAGGCCGTGGAACAGCACACGCCCTGA